One Salvelinus namaycush isolate Seneca chromosome 4, SaNama_1.0, whole genome shotgun sequence genomic window carries:
- the cabp5a gene encoding calcium-binding protein 5a, with translation MSLGAACVFLRGGKHIDRELADDEIEELREAFTEFDKDKDGLISCKDLGNLMRTMGYMPTEMELIELSQNINMNLGGRVDFEDFVELMAPKLLAETAGMIGVKELKDAFKEFDADGDGEITTEELRNAMTKLMGEHMSRREIDAVVREADNNGDGTVDFEEFVRMMSRQ, from the exons GACAGAGAGCTGGCCGATGACGAAATTGAAG AGCTACGCGAGGCGTTTACTGAGTTCGACAAGGACAAGGATGGGCTGATCAGCTGCAAGGACCTGGGCAACCTGATGAGGACAATGGGCTACATGCCCACTGAGATGGAGCTGATCGAGCTGAGCCAGAACATCAACATGAACC TTGGTGGGAGAGTAGACTTTGAGGACTTTGTTGAGCTGATGGCCCCAAAGCTGCTGGCTGAGACTGCTGGGATGATCGGCGTGAAAGAACTGAAGGACGCTTTCAAAGAG TTTGACGCGGACGGAGATGGAGAGATCACAACAGAGGAGTTACGAAACGCCATGACCAAGCTGATGGGGGAGCACATGTCTCGAAGAGAGATTGACGCTGTGGTACGAGAGGCTGACAACAACGGGGACGGGACAGTAGACTTTGAAG AGTTTGTTAGAATGATGTCACGCCAGTGA